GCCGTGAAGGGCGCGGGCAACCCGGCGGAGAAGGTCGTCTTCACCGTCGGCGAGCGGTGCTGGCCGGGTGCGACCACCTGCACCTCCGCCGAGATGACGGTGGCGAACCAGGCGTCCTGGCCGGACACCCCGCTGGACCAGATGTGCGGCTCCTCGGGTGCGTGCACCAACTACGGCCCGTCGTTTTGGACGTCGAAGATGCTCAAGCAGATCGACTCCAAGGTCTACGTCAACGGCAGCCCGCGGACCGTGGACACCTGGGTCCTGACGCAGAGCCAGTGGGATCCGTCCGACGGCACCGCGAAGCTGGCCTGGCTGAGCTCGATCAAGCGGACCGGCAAGAACGGCCAGGCCGATCTGCCCCTTCCGGAGGTCAGCTTCACGGCGATGCCGTTCGCGAACCGCGTCGACGGTTTGGTTCCCCCGGTCCCGCAGTTCAACCGGCCGCGGATGAAGGAGCTCCGCACCGAGACCGGCGGACGGATCACCGTCACCTACAAGGACGTCGAGTGCTCGCGCTCCGCCGGGCACATGCCCGCCTCCGCGCAGACCAACACCATGGCGTGCATGCCGGTCAGGTGGGTGCCCCCGGGCTCCCCGGCGAACACCACGCCGTACGACGACTGGTTCCACAAGTACCTGGTCTCGCAGGTCATCGAGGAGTCGATGGTCACCGCGTCCAGCCCGGCCAAGCTCACCGAGTACAGCTACGGCGGCGGCGCGGCCTGGCACCGCAACGACTCCGAGTTCGCGGACGACGACACCAGAACCTGGGACAACTTCCGCGGCTACCAGACCGTCACCACCACCACCGGCAGTGGCTCCGACGGCCCCAAGACCAAGACGGTGGCCACGTTCCTGCGCGGCATGGGCGGCCAGGTGCCGGACAGCTGGGGCGGTGCCATCACCGACGCCGAGGAGCTGGCCGGCTTCATCCGGGAGTCGCAGACCTACGCCTCCGCCGACGCGGGAGCCAAGATCGTCGGCGGCGCGCTCAACACCCCGTGGCTGTCGAAGATCACCGCGACCCACACGCAGACCGGCAACCTTCCCAAGGTGACGGCCCGTTACGTCAACACCGGCAAGGTCCAGGAGCGTTCGCTCCTGTCCGACGGCACCACCTGGCGCACCACCGAGCGCGACGCCACCTACGACGAGGACAACGCCGGCCGGGTCAAGACGACCGACGTGCTCGGCGACACCTCGCTCAGCGGGCTCCCGCAGCGCCAGTGCACCGAGATCACCTACGCCTCCGGCAGCAACCCGGTGATGGTCGAACTGCCGTACCGGGTCCTGACCCTGGCCGGCGCCTGCGGTCAGACCCCGACGCAGGCCAACACCATCTCCGACGCCCTGACCCTGTACGACGGCCAGGCCCTCGGCACCATCGGGGACAAGGCCGACCAGACCGAGACCCGCGTCCTGGCGTCCTACGGCCCGGGCAACACCCCGAACTACCAGGTGACCGCCAAGGCCCAGTTCGACGCCTACGGCCGCCAGACCGCCACCACCGACCCCAACCGCACCGACGCCACCCACCCGAACGGGGCGACCACCAGCACGGTCTACACACCGGCGAGCGGCGCGGTCCCGACCACGGTCGAGGTCACCAACCCGCTGGGCTGGAAGTCCACCACGACCATGGACCCGGGGCGCGGACTGCCGACCAAGGCCGTCGACGAGAACGGCCGCACCACCATCGAGGGCTACGACTCCCTCGGCCGTCTCACCGGCGTGTGGCTGCCCGGGCGCGACCCGGCGAACACCGACAACACCAAGTTCGCCAACCGCGTCTTCTCGTACGCCCTGAACGGCACCGCCGGACCCTCGACGGTGATCAGCAAGAGCCTGCGTGAGGACTCCACCACCTACGCGACCAGCATCCAGATCTACGACGGCCTCGGCCGCATCCGCCAGTCGCAGTCGGTCCCGGTCGCCAACACCACCGGCCGTCTCATCTCCGAATCTGCCTTCGACTCCCACGGCTGGCAGGTCAAGAGCACGCCGGCCTACTACAACAAGGACTCCGGCCCGACGACCGCGGTGTACCTGCCGATCTCCGACTCGGAGATCGCCGCACAGACCTGGACCGAGTACGACGGCCTCGGCCGAGCCACTGTCAGCAAGTTCATGTCCTACGGTCAGGAGCAGTGGCGCACCACCGTCAACTTCGCCGGCGCGGAGCGCACCGACGTCACCCCGCCGGCCGGCGGCTACGCCACCTCGTCGATCACCGACGCCACCGGCGCCACCATCGAGACCCGGCAGTACAGGTCCAACACGCCGACCGGCGCCTACGACGCGACGACCTACGGGTACGACATCACGGGCAGGCCTGCCTGGCGCCAGGACAGCAGCACCCCGGCGCACCGCTGGACGTACTCCTACGACCTGATGGGGCAGCAGACCGGCGCGAGCGACCCGGACTCGGGCGCCTCGTCGACCGTCTACGACAACGCGGGGCACGTCCTCACGGTCACCGACGCGCGGCAGAAGTCGACGAGCTTCACCTACGACCTGCTCGGGCGGAAGACCGCGCAGTTCGACGGCACCACGACCACTGACGCGACCAAGAAGACCGCCGCGTGGACATACGACGCGCAGGTGAAGGGCAAGCCGGACAGCTCGACCCGCTACGTCGACAACCCGGCCGTCCCCGGCGCCAAGCTCGCCTACGTCCAGTCCGTCACCGGCTACGACCTCGGCTACCGGCCTACCGGCACGTCCGTCACCATCCCGTCGGTCCCGAACGAGACGGAACTCGCCGGCACCTACCAGTGGTCGATGACCTACTCGCCGGTCCTCGGACTGCCGAAGAAACTCACCATGCCCGCCCTGGGCGGCCTGGCCTCCGAGACCGTCGGCAACTCCTACGACAATGACGGCAACTTCACCACCTCCAGTGGTCTGGACTACTACGTCCAGGACATGAAGTACGACGCCTTCGGCCGTCCCTACCGCACCACGGTCGGCGCGTCCGGCATGCAGGTGGTCTCCACCCAGGCCTTCGACCCGGCCACCGGCCGCGTCGTCCAGTCCACCCTCGACAAGCAGACCTCCACGACGACCCACGTCGACCTGTCCGACTACACCTTCACCAAGTCCGGTGCCCTGACCTCCGTGAAGACCGTGCAGGACGGTGTCAACACCGACCTGCAGTGCTACACCTACGACTACCTCGGACGCCTGTCCGCGGCATGGACCGACAAGGGCACCACCACCACCGCCGCCGCGCCCTCCGTGCCCGGCATCGGCGGTTGCACCAACGCCACCGAGCCCACCGCGCTCACCGCGTCCGCCCGGATCGGCGGCCCGGCGCCGTACTGGCAGTCCTACTCCTACGACCTGACCGGCAACCGCAAGCAGCTGGTCCAGCACGACACCACCGGGGTCACCAGCAAGGACCGGACGGTCGACCAGACCTTCGCGACCGGTCCCAACACGCCCACCACCGACCCGACCACCGGCGGCGGCACCGGCGGGCCGCACGCGCTCCTCACCTCGAAGAGCACCGTCAACGGGGTCAGCACGGTCACCACGTCCACCTACGACGCCACGGGCAACACCACCTCGCTCACCGACACCGCCGGGACGAAGACCCTGACCTGGGACAACCAGGGCAAGCTCGCCACCGTCCACGACACCGGAACCAGCGGCGACACCAGCTACGTCTACGACGCCAGTGGCAACCAGCTGATCCGCCGCACCCCCGGCAAGGTCACCCTCAACATCGGCACGGACGAGGTCACCCTCGACACCGCCAGCCACACCCTGTCCGACACCCGCTACTACTCGGCCCCCGGCGGCCTGACCGTCACCCGCACCACCGCCCCCGGCGGCGGCAAGCTCTACTACCAGGCCGCCGACGCCCACGGCACCGGCGGAGTCCAGTTCGAGGCCGCCACCCTGAACTCGGTGCGGCGCCCGACCGACCCGTTCGGCAACGCCCGCGGCACCCAGCCCGGAACGAACGTCTGGGCCGGCGACAAGGGCTTCGTCGGCGGCACCATCGAGGGCACCGGCTTCACCAACCTCGGCGCCCGCCAGTACGACCCGAAGACCGGTCGCTTCCTCTCCGTCGACCCGATCTTCGCGGAGGGCGACCCGCAGTCCTGGAACGGCTACGCCTACGCCAACAACGACCCCGTCAACGGCTCCGACCCGAACGGCACCTGCCGCGTCGAGGAAGACGGCATGTGCCACGGCGTCAACCCGCCCCCCTCGGCCGGCGGCGGCACCGGAGGCGGCGGCGGAGGCGGCACCGGCGGATCCGGTGACGGCGGCAAGTCCCAGGCCACCAACGACGCCCTTCGCCAGAAGCAGGCCGCCGACGAGGCCCTCGCCAAGGCCAAGCGCCAACGCGAAGAACTGATCAGCAAGATCGTCGACGTGGTCGGCGACCTGATCGGCTTCAATGACGCCCGCGACTGCTTCACCAAGGGCGACGTGATGGGCTGCATCAACACCGCCCTGAACTTCGTCCCTTGGAGCAAGGTCTTCAAGGCCGTCAAGGTCGGCATCAAGGCGTTCAAGCTCTGGCGCGAGGGCGAGAAGGCCTACACCGCCATCCGCGGCGCCGAACGCGTGGCCAAGGACGCCGAGGAAGCCCTCAGCATCGCCCGCAAGACCGAGAAGGAGGCTGCGGAGGCAGAAGCGCAAGCGGCCAAGGCCGCCGAGGACGCGAAACCCCCGGTCGACGAACCCTCCAGCTCACCCGGCTGCCACAGCTTCCTACCGGGAACCCCGGTCGAACTCGCCGACGGCACGTCCAAGCCCATCGACCAGCTCCAAGAGGGCGACCAGGTCACCACCACCGACCCGCAGACCGGGGTCACCCGGCCCAAGCCGGTGGTCGCCACCATCACCACCCCCGACGACCTGGACTTCACCGACCTGACCCTGCGGACCGACGGGACCGCAGACTCGACCACCCTCACCACCACCTGGCACCACCCGTTCTGGGACACCACCACCAAGCGCTGGACCGAGGCCCACGACCTCGCCCCAGGCGACCACGTCCAGTCCCTCGACGGCAGCACCATCACGGTCACCGAGGTCCGCAACTATCACCGAACCGGCGTCACCCACGACCTGACCGTCGCCGACGTGCACACGTACTACGTGAAGTCGGGCGGCACCTCGCTGCTCGTGCACAACTGCGAGACGAAGGAGTGGGAGCCGGACCGCGAGGAGGGCCACCCCGACGGAGCGACCGACAACAGCCCGCAACCCAAACCCTCGGCCAAGGTCGATAAGCTGAAACTTGCCAAGGGCGGTGAGCTGCAGGAAGACACCTACATCTTTGTGGTCCGCACGGACGGCTCGCTCCACGCCATGAGCGACGGGGACACGCTCAAGATCGCAGGCGTTGCCGGCCACACCACGCTCGCCGGTGGAAAGAAAGCGGTCCACATGGCCGGAGCCTTCTCTGTCAACGCCGACAAGAGAATAACGATGGTCACGGCCGGGAGCGGGCATTACAGACCGGACTCCGCCTTCGTGGGTGATGCCTGCTCATTGGAGTCCGTCGTCATAGAGGCCTTCGAAAAACACGGCTTTACGCTCGATCCGGGAGTGTGGAAGGAGAAGGGATTCCTGTAGAGAAGACCCGGGGTGCCCTTTCAAGGGCACCCCGGTCCTCTCTCAACCACCCACCCCGAGCGGTGGCCGCACGAGCGCGAGGTCGTGACCGAAGCCGACCACCACACAGCCCTGCACCGTGGTCGCGAGGCAGGTGGCGGGCCGAGGCAGCAGGAGCGGTCGGGCCAAGTGCTCGCCGGTACGGAGGTCGACAAGGGAGAGGGTGCGGTCGGCGCGGGCCACGTACAGCTCCGGCCAGGCGCGGCCCGCGACGGCGGTGACCGCGGCGGGGCCGTCGATCTCGGCGCCCGCCGACCGGCCGACGCGGTCCCAGGTACGGAGCGCGGTGGCGCGTTCGCGGGTCGGAAGCTCGGAGCGTACGGTGACGAGCCGACCATCGAGAAGCGCCAGAAGGTGGTGGCCCTCGGTTCCCAGCACGGTCCTCCATCCGGACGACGGATCGTCAAGATCGTGGAGCCGGGCCGGTTTCTCGTGGGACGACAGTCCGGCAAAAGCGCGTCCGTCGATCGTGCCGACGGCGAATCCGGTTGACAGCCTCCTGATTTGGTTGGGGATGGCAGCCAGAAGCGTTCCGTCCGACGGATCCAGCAGTGCGATGTCCTCATACCCGTGGACGACCAGCGCATCGCCGGTGCGTAGGCGCTGGTGGGCGATCCAGCGGATGTGGGAGTTGCCGGTCCGGACCGCGGCACCGGAGGTGCCCCCCGTGGCCAGGTCCCAGCGGTACAGGAGCGGGTCATGGGCGCGGAGGCGGCCGGAGCCGGTGGCAGCGTGCGGGCGGCCGTGGTCGGTCCAGGCAGCCAGGGCGTTTGTGGCCTTGACGTCGGTGGCGACGGGCGGCGCAACAACTGTGCCGTCGGCGGCACGACGGGCCACCAGGGTTCCACCCTCGTCGACGCTGACCACCGTCCCGTCCGGCTCGGTGACGCTGACGGCGACCACCCCCTGGCGGTGTCCCGGCTCGCGGTCCACCGGGATGGCGGGGTCCCAGAGCGCGACCACACCGTCCCGCCGGGAGGAGGTCATTAGGAGATCGCGCCCTTGCCAACGCACGGCCGCAGTGTCGGCCCGCGCGACAGGTCCGGTGAGGGGCAGCCCCAGCGGGCGCATGGTCCGCACGTCCCAGAGATTGACCTGCCACTTGACCGGCACCGCGAGGGCAGGCCCGGTCACGGTCGGGTTGCTGTGCGGGCTCAGTCGGCCCTCGGTGGCCATCAGTCCGTCCGGCCCGGTCTGCGAGTGTGCTCCGAGCAGCGTGTGCTGACCGGACGTCAGGTCGATGGTGGCGAGGACGTCGGTCGTGTCGTGGACGGTGAGCATCTGCCGCCCGGCCGACCGCCACAGGGTCGCGCCCCGGATCGAGCGGATCCCGGGGGGAACGGGGAGTTGCCGCACGCGGTTGGCGTCCGGCGTCCACAGCAGGGCATCGTCCTGGGCGAGCAGAACGACCGACCCGTCCACGAGGCTGCCGGCACCGAGCCCGAAGACGGTCGGCAGGTCCGGGAGTGGGAGCGATGCGCCGGTGGCCGGGTCCCACTGCCTGAGACGGCCCCGTGAGGTACGGAGCAGCAGTCGGGTGTCGGGCCCGGAACCGAGGACCGCCAGGGTGTGCGGTTCGTCGCCGATGTCGAGCGTCCTGCGGTGCGCGAGGTCCGCGAGGGCCCAGATCCGCAGTGTGTTGTCCTTGTGCCCGGAGATCAGCAGCGGTTCCTCGGCGTCGGGCGCGAAGGCGAGGACGCGGACCGGCACCTCACACTCAACTGAGCGGATCTGACCCGACAGGACGTCCCGGACGTCCAACCGGTGCCGCAGCTTCGGGTCGCCCGGCGGCCGCCCGTCGAGCGTGACGGCGGTGGCCAACACAGGGCGGGCATCGACTTCGCCCCACGCTGTGGCCACCACCGGTCCGACCTGTGCGTGCCAGACCATTCGTGGGTCCAGGTCGACGCCGCTCGCCCAGTCCACCTGCCAGAGATCCGTGTCCGGTCCGCTGACGACCTTGCCCCGACGGACGGCGTCGAAGAGTGCGGACTGGCGCCGGTCGAAGTCGTCCGACCCAGGGTGTTCGGCTCCAGGGCTGTCAGCGAAGAGCGGTTCCATCGACGTTCCCTATTTCAGTACCTCATGCCGGGACGGGCCGCGCGGGTGCGACCTGGCAGGGCCGGCCCGGGACCACCTGCTGATCGTAGCGTCGGCTGCCCGGACGCCTGCGCACAGTTGAACGAACATCAGTTGGGGCTTACCGCCATGGCGGAAGCCTTTCTGTGGATGGCCAGCAGGTTGCCGGCGGCAGTGCTGCCGTCCTGGAGGTCCGCTTGAAGGCAGAACGCCCGGCCGGGAGGTCCCGGCCGGGCGTTCTGTGTCGGCTCAGCGCGGACGGATCCGCGGCCGCGTCAGGCGACCGGGGTGGTGCGCCAGCGTTGGGCGGTGGTCTGGTTGCAGTCGTAGAGCTCGAGCAGGGTGCCGTTGTTGGTGTTGGCGTTGGGCACGTCGAGGCAGCGCTGGGCCAGGACGTTGTAGATCGAGCCGTCGGGGCGGAAGATCCACTGCTGGTTGGGGGCGCCGGTGCAGTCCGCCAACTGGATGTTGGTTCCGTTGACGGTGCCGTTGTTGACGCCTTCGATGCAGTGCGTGAAGACCTTCAGGGTGCCGTCCGGCTGGGCGTCGTACTTCTGGGCGTTGCGGCCGTCGCAGGTGTAGATCTGGAGCAACTGGCCGACCTGGTTGAGTGAACCCGGATCGTCGACGCAGCTGTTGGAGGCGGTGTCGAGGAGCAGTGGCCCGTTTCCGCTGCCGGCGTCGGTGGACGTGTTGAAGACGGTGACGTCGCTGATCCGGCCGGAGAAGGCGGTGCTGAAGGCCGCGGCCTCCTGGTTGGCGCCGATCTCCAGCTGGCCCTTGACCGCGAAGCCGCCGGAGTGCACGGCGGTACCGGCCAGTGCGCCGTTCACGTAGAGGCTCATCACCTTGGTGGTGGAGTTGTAGCTGACGGTCAGTCGGTCCCAGCGGCCGTCCTTGAAGCGGGCGGCGTTGGTCATGCTGGAACTGGTGTCGTCGTACGCAGCCTGGGCGCCGTCCGCGGTGGCCAGCTTGAAGTGCCAGTTGCCGTCGGCTCCCGGGGCGAGGACGAAGCCGCTGGAGTTGGTGCCGCGGGAGCTGAGGACGGCGCCCTGGGCGGTGGCACCGCTCGGCTTGGCCCAGGCGGTGATGGAGAAGGACTTGGCGGTGTCGACCTGGAACGGTCCGACCAGGCCGGAGAAGTCGATCCGGCCGAGGCTGGAGTTGCCGGCGAACGCGGCCACCTTGGTCGAGATGCCGTTCACGGCGTCGGTCGGGAAGGACACGTTGCCGATCGGGCGGGCCGCGGGCGACGTCTTGTAGTAGCCCGGTACCAGGGTGTTGGCGTCCAGGCCCTGCAGCCGGTAGCGCTCGCCGAAGCTTCCGGCGTCGCCCTGGTCCGCGGCGGTGCCGCCGAAGCCGTTGACCGCGGTGGCCTTGGTCCCGTCGACGGTGACGGCGGGCCACACCCGCAGCTTGCCGTCGAGGCCGATGGTCCAGAGGTCCGGGATGCCGTCCTTGTTGGCGTCGCCGCTCGAGCCGATCTTCGCGTAGGTGTCGGGGGCGAACTTCTGGGTGCCGACCACCCGGGACAGTGGACCGGCCGGGTCGGCCAGCGCCGACAGGTCGATCCGGCCATTGGTCAGCTTGATGTCGTAGGCCCGGATGGTGCCGTCGGTCTTGTCCCGGGTCCACAGGGTCGGCTGGGCGGTTCCGGACGCCGTGCCGGGGTTGATCAGCTCGTAGTTGTCCCAGTTGAGGCTGGAGACCTTGATCGCCGGGGCGTCCAGGGTGTTGGTGGTGTCGCCGCGGTAGAGCCAGAGGCTTCCGTTCTCCACGGTGAGCAGCGCGGTCTGGTTCTTCATGACGAGGCTGTCCGACGCGT
The DNA window shown above is from Streptomyces sp. TLI_171 and carries:
- a CDS encoding polymorphic toxin-type HINT domain-containing protein, with product MLTSILVVPGAAFAQAKPPKVWVPPNTPVQETKSVNGHDEVLAPVPADGGPAVAAPAPRKAKTGSATVTLGGASQEQLAARKLTGGAAPSSGGEARVQAGDLPVFLTDRGAAKDASSAGAPQLKVDVLDGAKAAGRAGPVVAVGGAGGSAKAGHPLAVSLALKDLIGEGAWSDRARLVQLPECALTTPEKAECRKSTPVPSTLDARSGTLSADVELPAASASAALNSAASSSGSVVRAGFVESAAASSGTMVLAAEASPSGSMGSYAATAIAPSAAWSAGTNAGNFTYSYTVDLPTAVGGAAPSVVLSYDSSSVDGRTAANNSQPSWIGDGWDYSPGSISRSYKPCAKSGIDMSGDECWAGQALQLNLAGHSGTVVKDDTSGVLRLQGDDGTQITPLTGLANGAWNGEGFKVTTTDGTQYYFGANHLPGGDNTDPASNSVNSVPVYHPHAGDPCYNSSTGLASWCQMGWQWNLDYVVDLHGNLIKYKYAKESNYYARGGGQNNGVGTLTAYDRYSTIAEIHYGIRLADQIAVKGAGNPAEKVVFTVGERCWPGATTCTSAEMTVANQASWPDTPLDQMCGSSGACTNYGPSFWTSKMLKQIDSKVYVNGSPRTVDTWVLTQSQWDPSDGTAKLAWLSSIKRTGKNGQADLPLPEVSFTAMPFANRVDGLVPPVPQFNRPRMKELRTETGGRITVTYKDVECSRSAGHMPASAQTNTMACMPVRWVPPGSPANTTPYDDWFHKYLVSQVIEESMVTASSPAKLTEYSYGGGAAWHRNDSEFADDDTRTWDNFRGYQTVTTTTGSGSDGPKTKTVATFLRGMGGQVPDSWGGAITDAEELAGFIRESQTYASADAGAKIVGGALNTPWLSKITATHTQTGNLPKVTARYVNTGKVQERSLLSDGTTWRTTERDATYDEDNAGRVKTTDVLGDTSLSGLPQRQCTEITYASGSNPVMVELPYRVLTLAGACGQTPTQANTISDALTLYDGQALGTIGDKADQTETRVLASYGPGNTPNYQVTAKAQFDAYGRQTATTDPNRTDATHPNGATTSTVYTPASGAVPTTVEVTNPLGWKSTTTMDPGRGLPTKAVDENGRTTIEGYDSLGRLTGVWLPGRDPANTDNTKFANRVFSYALNGTAGPSTVISKSLREDSTTYATSIQIYDGLGRIRQSQSVPVANTTGRLISESAFDSHGWQVKSTPAYYNKDSGPTTAVYLPISDSEIAAQTWTEYDGLGRATVSKFMSYGQEQWRTTVNFAGAERTDVTPPAGGYATSSITDATGATIETRQYRSNTPTGAYDATTYGYDITGRPAWRQDSSTPAHRWTYSYDLMGQQTGASDPDSGASSTVYDNAGHVLTVTDARQKSTSFTYDLLGRKTAQFDGTTTTDATKKTAAWTYDAQVKGKPDSSTRYVDNPAVPGAKLAYVQSVTGYDLGYRPTGTSVTIPSVPNETELAGTYQWSMTYSPVLGLPKKLTMPALGGLASETVGNSYDNDGNFTTSSGLDYYVQDMKYDAFGRPYRTTVGASGMQVVSTQAFDPATGRVVQSTLDKQTSTTTHVDLSDYTFTKSGALTSVKTVQDGVNTDLQCYTYDYLGRLSAAWTDKGTTTTAAAPSVPGIGGCTNATEPTALTASARIGGPAPYWQSYSYDLTGNRKQLVQHDTTGVTSKDRTVDQTFATGPNTPTTDPTTGGGTGGPHALLTSKSTVNGVSTVTTSTYDATGNTTSLTDTAGTKTLTWDNQGKLATVHDTGTSGDTSYVYDASGNQLIRRTPGKVTLNIGTDEVTLDTASHTLSDTRYYSAPGGLTVTRTTAPGGGKLYYQAADAHGTGGVQFEAATLNSVRRPTDPFGNARGTQPGTNVWAGDKGFVGGTIEGTGFTNLGARQYDPKTGRFLSVDPIFAEGDPQSWNGYAYANNDPVNGSDPNGTCRVEEDGMCHGVNPPPSAGGGTGGGGGGGTGGSGDGGKSQATNDALRQKQAADEALAKAKRQREELISKIVDVVGDLIGFNDARDCFTKGDVMGCINTALNFVPWSKVFKAVKVGIKAFKLWREGEKAYTAIRGAERVAKDAEEALSIARKTEKEAAEAEAQAAKAAEDAKPPVDEPSSSPGCHSFLPGTPVELADGTSKPIDQLQEGDQVTTTDPQTGVTRPKPVVATITTPDDLDFTDLTLRTDGTADSTTLTTTWHHPFWDTTTKRWTEAHDLAPGDHVQSLDGSTITVTEVRNYHRTGVTHDLTVADVHTYYVKSGGTSLLVHNCETKEWEPDREEGHPDGATDNSPQPKPSAKVDKLKLAKGGELQEDTYIFVVRTDGSLHAMSDGDTLKIAGVAGHTTLAGGKKAVHMAGAFSVNADKRITMVTAGSGHYRPDSAFVGDACSLESVVIEAFEKHGFTLDPGVWKEKGFL
- a CDS encoding WD40 repeat domain-containing protein, which codes for MEPLFADSPGAEHPGSDDFDRRQSALFDAVRRGKVVSGPDTDLWQVDWASGVDLDPRMVWHAQVGPVVATAWGEVDARPVLATAVTLDGRPPGDPKLRHRLDVRDVLSGQIRSVECEVPVRVLAFAPDAEEPLLISGHKDNTLRIWALADLAHRRTLDIGDEPHTLAVLGSGPDTRLLLRTSRGRLRQWDPATGASLPLPDLPTVFGLGAGSLVDGSVVLLAQDDALLWTPDANRVRQLPVPPGIRSIRGATLWRSAGRQMLTVHDTTDVLATIDLTSGQHTLLGAHSQTGPDGLMATEGRLSPHSNPTVTGPALAVPVKWQVNLWDVRTMRPLGLPLTGPVARADTAAVRWQGRDLLMTSSRRDGVVALWDPAIPVDREPGHRQGVVAVSVTEPDGTVVSVDEGGTLVARRAADGTVVAPPVATDVKATNALAAWTDHGRPHAATGSGRLRAHDPLLYRWDLATGGTSGAAVRTGNSHIRWIAHQRLRTGDALVVHGYEDIALLDPSDGTLLAAIPNQIRRLSTGFAVGTIDGRAFAGLSSHEKPARLHDLDDPSSGWRTVLGTEGHHLLALLDGRLVTVRSELPTRERATALRTWDRVGRSAGAEIDGPAAVTAVAGRAWPELYVARADRTLSLVDLRTGEHLARPLLLPRPATCLATTVQGCVVVGFGHDLALVRPPLGVGG